One Arthrobacter sp. B3I4 genomic window, CGCGTCGACCACCGACTGGATGGAACAGGAAAAGGAACGCGGCATCACCATCACGTCTGCCGCCGTGACCTGCTTCTGGGAAAACAACCAGATCAACATCATTGACACCCCGGGCCACGTGGACTTCACGGTCGAGGTTGAGCGCTCGCTGCGCGTCCTCGACGGTGCTGTCGCCGTGTTCGACGGCAAGGAAGGCGTGGAGCCGCAGTCCGAGACTGTCTGGCGCCAGGCTGACAAGTACAACGTTCCGCGCATCTGCTTCGTCAACAAGATGGACAAGCTCGGCGCTGACTTCTACTTCACCGTCGACACCATCATCAGCCGCCTCGGTGCCAAGCCGCTCGTCATGCAGCTGCCGATCGGCGCCGAGAACGACTTCATCGGCGTGGTCGACCTGCTCTACATGCGCGCACTGGTCTGGCCCGGCGACTCCAAGGGTGACGTCACCATGGGCGCCAAGTACGAGATCCAGGAGATCCCTGCTGACCTGCAGGAAAAGGCTGAAGAGTACCGCGCCAACCTCGTTGAGGCTGTCGCCGAGTCCTCCGAGGAACTCATGGACAAGTACCTTGAGGGCGAAGAGATCTCCATCGACGAGCTCAAGGCCGGCATCCGCAAGATGACGATCAACTCCGAGCTCTACCCGGTGTTCTGCGGCTCCGCCTTCAAGAACCGCGGCGTGCAGCCGATGCTCGACGCCGTCGTGGATTACCTGCCGAACCCGCTCGACGTCCCCCCGATGATCGGCCACGATCCTCGCGACGAAGAGAAGGAACTGACCCGTAAGCCTTCCGCTGACGAGCCGTTCTCCGCACTGGCGTTCAAGATCGCCGCGCACCCCTTCTTCGGCCAGCTCACCTTCATCCGCGTGTACTCCGGTCACGTGGAAGCAGGCGCGCAGGTGGTCAACTCCACCAAGGGCAAGAAGGAGCGCATCGGCAAGCTGTTCCAGATGCACGCCAACAAGGAAATGCCGGTTGACGGCGCTACCGCCGGCCACATCTACGCAGCGATCGGTCTGAAGGACACCACCACGGGCGACACCCTGTGCGATTCGTCCAACCAGATCGTCCTCGAGTCCATGAGCTTCCCGGAGCCCGTGATCTCGGTCGCGATCGAACCGAACACCAAGGGTGACCAGGAGAAGCTCTCCACGGCCATCCAGAAGCTCTCCGCTGAGGACCCGACCTTCCAGGTTTCCCTCAACGAAGACACCGGCCAGACCATCATCGCCGGCATGGGCGAGCTCCACCTGGACATCCTGGTGGACCGCATGCGCCGCGAATTCAAGGTCGAGGCAAACGTGGGCAAGCCCCAGGTCGCCTACCGCGAAACCATCAAGCGTGCTGTGGAGCGTCACGACTACACGCACAAGAAGCAGACCGGTGGTTCGGGCCAGTTCGCAAAGATCCAGATCGCGATCGAGCCGCTGGACACGTCCGAGGGCGAGATGTACGAGTTCGAGAACAAGGTCACCGGTGGCCGTGTTCCGCGCGAATACATTCCTTCGGTTGACGCTGGTATCCAGGATGCGCTGAACGACGGCGTCCTGGCCGGTTACCCGGTTGTCGGCATCAAGGCCACGCTGATTGACGGCGCGTACCACGATGTTGACTCCTCGGAAATGGCGTTCAAGATCGCCGGCCGTATGGCTTTCAAGGAAGCCGCACGCAAGGCGAACCCTGTCCTGCTCGAACCGCTGATGGATGTCGAGGTCCGCACCCCTGAGGAATACATGGGTGACGTTATCGGTGACCTCAATTCCCGTCGTGGCCAGATGCAGTCCATGGAAGATGCCCAGGGTGTCAAGGTTATCCGCGCGCACGTCCCGCTGTCCGGAATGTTCGGCTACATCGGTGACCTGCGTTCGAAGACCCAGGGCCGCGCTGTGTACTCCATGACGTTCAACAGCTACGCGGAGGTCCCGAAGGCAGTCGCCGACGAGATCATCCAGAAGAGCCGCGGCGAGTAGTCCTTCGGGACTCCCGCAGCAGCGAAGAAGAACTCGGGTGCGTTCCCTCCACAGGGAATTCACCTGGTGTTGGCGGCCGGTTCCCGGCCGGCTGCAACTGGTCAAGCCGGTTGCCGGCCGCCAACACGAACAGGCTCGAGGGACTAGTATTAGTCCCAGAATCTGCAATTTCACCAATCCAAAGCCCCCCAAGTAGACTTACTGGAGTTTCTGC contains:
- the fusA gene encoding elongation factor G is translated as MAQDVLTDLSKVRNIGIMAHIDAGKTTTTERILFYTGVNHKIGETHDGASTTDWMEQEKERGITITSAAVTCFWENNQINIIDTPGHVDFTVEVERSLRVLDGAVAVFDGKEGVEPQSETVWRQADKYNVPRICFVNKMDKLGADFYFTVDTIISRLGAKPLVMQLPIGAENDFIGVVDLLYMRALVWPGDSKGDVTMGAKYEIQEIPADLQEKAEEYRANLVEAVAESSEELMDKYLEGEEISIDELKAGIRKMTINSELYPVFCGSAFKNRGVQPMLDAVVDYLPNPLDVPPMIGHDPRDEEKELTRKPSADEPFSALAFKIAAHPFFGQLTFIRVYSGHVEAGAQVVNSTKGKKERIGKLFQMHANKEMPVDGATAGHIYAAIGLKDTTTGDTLCDSSNQIVLESMSFPEPVISVAIEPNTKGDQEKLSTAIQKLSAEDPTFQVSLNEDTGQTIIAGMGELHLDILVDRMRREFKVEANVGKPQVAYRETIKRAVERHDYTHKKQTGGSGQFAKIQIAIEPLDTSEGEMYEFENKVTGGRVPREYIPSVDAGIQDALNDGVLAGYPVVGIKATLIDGAYHDVDSSEMAFKIAGRMAFKEAARKANPVLLEPLMDVEVRTPEEYMGDVIGDLNSRRGQMQSMEDAQGVKVIRAHVPLSGMFGYIGDLRSKTQGRAVYSMTFNSYAEVPKAVADEIIQKSRGE